AAAGTTTTAATAGCCAATGTTTTAGCCAGTCCGGGAACTCCTTCTAAAAGAATATGCCCCTGTGTCAATACACCTATCATCAGGCTGTCGACCATGTGTTTTTGACCGACAATGTGCTTTCTAACCTCTAAGTTTAATAGATCGATGAAAGCACTTTCTTTGTCAATTTTTTCGTTTAATTCCCTTATATCTGGGGAGTTTAAGGCTGTCATATTTCCTTTTTTAATTTTCAACCACTTTATTTGCTTGAGCATGCAAATTTAATACCTCTGAAATAAGATGTCAAGTTTGACATAATTTTTAGTGAATTTTTTTTGGAAGCGATCTTTCACCTTGGAAAGCCTAATGTGATAATTTGCTAATCTAATGTAAGTTGAATTAAGAATTCAAATCGATATCAATCGCCTTTGAAAACCTTTAAAAGAGTTGATTGCGTGTTGGGTTTAATATATATACTCGAAATACTTTCGATAGCCGTTTGCCTCTACGAAAAAACCAACTGAACTTGAATCAGGATTTTTGAAAGGTGATAAATCATACGAAATTGTTGTTGTGAGCCATGCTTCGCAGGGATCATCATTTGCATTATGAGCAAGCTTGAATGAAAGATCCGGTATGGATAAATCTGCAAAAAGTAAAAATTCATGTGTTTTACATCCTCCACTGTAGGACAGGTCAATTTGTAAACAATTACTGATTATGGTTATTTCATTTATCGTTATGGCATCTGTATGGTAAGAATATGTATTACTGTTGTACGTGTGGATGGGAAGGCAATTTCTATTTTGTTGATATATGTTGAGGATATCTATAGATTGATAAGGAAGGGCAGCAATACCACAATAAAAGCTATCATTTCGTAGTGAATAACG
This is a stretch of genomic DNA from Bacteroidota bacterium. It encodes these proteins:
- a CDS encoding ATPase, with protein sequence MTALNSPDIRELNEKIDKESAFIDLLNLEVRKHIVGQKHMVDSLMIGVLTQGHILLEGVPGLAKTLAIKT